The Camelus bactrianus isolate YW-2024 breed Bactrian camel chromosome 1, ASM4877302v1, whole genome shotgun sequence genome segment GTATCTCTAACAGCACCCCCTGTGCTCCGAGAGTGTCCCAGTCAGGATGACTCACTGCACGGTCACCTCCTGGCGAGGCGGCTCCCTGCCCAGGCCCTTGAGGCCCTGGTGGGGAGGGACAGCCTTGACTTTCCCTGCTGGCCAAGGGAGTTGGAGTAAAGGCCCTGGTGAGGATTATTGGGGTGATGTGTGGGAAGGGAGTCAGCAAACACTTGGTGATTGATCACAGCCAGTGATTCATAGAGGCCAACAGTCAAACGCGCGAGGCGAGGGCAAAGGCGGGGGCTGGGATGGGTGTGGAGCCACAGCATGTGCTCTGCAGAAGGGCCGGGGTCCTGGGGCTGATCCCGGAGCACTGGGCCCAGCTGGACCTGCTCATCTGGGGTGGGTCGGGGAGGGGAAGGAGCGGGTTTCTGGAAGACAGCTGTGAGGATttacctgctccctcccctcccctcccccgcgaAAGTACACAGCAAAATAGGCTGCAGAGACAGTTGGCCCCGGGGCCACCGTAACAGAGCGCCACACGCCGGGAGGTTTAACGGCGGAAGTCTGTTTCCTCCTAGTGGTCTCGGGGCTGAGTGTCTGCGGCCGTGCTCCCTCTGAGGGGCCTGGGAGCATcctcctggcctctcccagcccccgGCGGCTGCCTAAGCCCCTTGGCTCTTAGCAGCACCCCCCAGGTCTCAGCCCCCGGAGTCACAGGGTGTCGcccctctgtgtctgtctctgcatCTCCTCCAGACTCAGATGGGACTAGATGCACCCCCTACTCCAGCCGGACCTCATCTTCATGCAAACACACCTGTGACAACCCTGTTCCAAACAAAGCTGCGCTCTGAGATTCTAGGGAGGACGTGGATCTGGGGAGGACACCACTCTAGCCAACAGGCTTGCAGCCCCTCAGTGACAGTGGCTTCATTCACAGGGAAGAACGCGGTGGCTTGTCCAGCTTGGCTGGCGGGAGGAGGGggcttcctgggtctcctgccccAGCCGGACTTTTgtcctccttccctgcctgcacGTGGGCTTTTGGGGACCCGCTTCTGCCATCCCTGGCCGGCCTCCTAGAACATGGCGCAGGGCCAGGGGCTGGCATGTCAGGAGCAGATGCCGGGCACATCCAGGGGCTGCCTCGGTGTGCTGCCGGCCTGGCTTCCTGCTGGAGCACGTCCAGGTCTGAGAAAGGCTGTCTGGGTCCTAAAGGCAGGGCGGTCAATGAGGGGTCTGGTGCCCCAGCACATCTGCTCCCGGCTCTCAGCTCTGTTTATTTCTGACTTATCTCTGTTCCTTTGGGTGTCCTGATCATCAGGCGACTTGTTCCTGGAAACTTTCCTTGTTGTAACAGCATCTGGGGCTGATGTGTTGGTTCCAGTCCCAGAGGAGTCCTGGGCGTAGAGGTCACTGTGGCAGAGACCACCCAAAGTGCACTGTGAGCTGGACGTCGCCGTCCCCTGAACCCCCCAGGGGCTGTCACATGCCCCTGAATGTGGTCGGACAGGTGCAGTCCTGAGCCCACGGCCTCCGTCCTGACTCAGGACCCTCTGTGCCCTTCCTCCTCCGTAGTTGGTGGACGGTACCTTTGCAGGACTCCAACCCTCTCCCTTTGCCCTCGTGTGAACATGGAGAACGTAAAACAGGAGCCTCCCTGAATCAGTCCATGTTTGCTTCCCCAAGACATCTACACTCAGGCCCTGTTGTTCAGGTAGATTCCAGCAGGAGGAAGCTGTTGGGGACACAGAGGGAGAGGCCCGCGCCCGGGGCAGCTGCAGAACGACTCGACAGCTGGTCGGCAGGAGGCTCCCTGGGGAGGTGTGTGACCCTGGGGCCAACCCAGGGGTGTCGATTAATGTGACTTTGTaccttctttctctgtctggctctcTGCTGGCTGGGGTAACTATGAGGAACAATATTAGAAAGCTGAGAGGTGACACGGAGTCTACAACCCCATGCAGGTCACACTGATGATATTTTCTGGAGGTGGTGAGTTAGTACAGAACACCCTTCTGACCTTCACCTATCTGTGAACTCCTACTCATCCCTCAAGACCCAGTGCAGATATCCCCCTGATGAGAAGCCTGCTGTGCAGCAGTCTGCTTGCTCTTATTGCGTTGTACCACGGTTCGTGTGCCAAGCCTTGTTCTTTCTCACAGGGCTGTGGGATCTgagggcagggctctgcctggTGTCCTAAGGGCTCAGTGTTATAGGCTAAGCACCTGGCCCATGATCATGCTCAATTCATGCTTGTTACATATATGTGCCAATGGCCACGCATCCCACAGGTGGGAGGCTGCAGCCCCAGCACTCAGGCCAGACGGCCTGCTTCTTGGACCCGTCCAGGAAGCCCTCGCCTTCCCTGGGTACCTGCACACAAAGGCCAGGGTGGGAAGGATCTGCAAGGATGGACTCCCAGGCCAGCCCAGGCACCTGCTCACCTCAGTCTCTGGGCAGCCACCTGTCGGGGTGGGGCAAAGACTGATGACCCTGGGACCTGCCGCTGTGGCACTGCTTTTACTTCATTCCCGGAACTTGAACTCCCCCAGAGGAGCATGGAAGGCACAGAACTGTGagctctgggaggcagggtgggctctccagcccccaccctcggCCCTGGTGGGGAGCCCAGGGTTCCCAGAACAAAGAAGACATGAGCTTCCCTCTACCACACTGACTCAGTGCTCCGGGCTCCCAGGCCATTCCCACCCCCCTTCTTCTAGGACGCCTGTGACCCACCCCCCGGAGGaatccagccccaccccccacagcTGCTGCTTCCATCTGACCCTGGTCTGTGGGTCTGGACCCTCTGCCACTGTAGCTGCTGCACCACAACTGGCAGGTGATCAGGGTGTGTCCCTGACACCTGGCTGGCCTCGGTGTGACCGTCTTATGCACacctgtgggccaggcactgtgtgacAGGTGAGGACGCTGGGGCACCAGCGGGTTAGTGACTGCCCAGGGCACACAGCCCCAGACTTGGGACCAGGTCCCTTGGCTTCACGATTGTAACCACAACATGACACCATCTCCAAGGAGTCTCTGACTTACCCTCTGGAAACAGAGCAAATGCTGTGAAAACTGTGTAGAAACTGCTGTCTCCAAGCCCTGAAGCGGGCGGCAAACCAGATGTCTGGGTGTCGCCTCACATGGATTCATCAAGGGCCAAGTAGCAAGGTGAGGCCAGGGAGTCTCAAGGTGGGACACAGTCCCCGTCCCCAGTGCACACATGTTCTGGCCCCATCAGTCGCTCGGTGAAGAACAGGTCTGAGGATGAATCTTTGGGTGGTTGGGGTCCCCCTCTAAGACTGTATCCCCAAGTGGGGGCTAAGTGTGGCCAGCAGGTGTACAAAACCCCCTCTACAGCCCCTGGATCAGAGCTGAATAGAGATAAAAATGTCCCAGCCAGGAGAGAATCTTGGAGGACGCATGATAACTGGACCTCACACCCTCCCGCTCTCCCCAGGCAGCCAGCTCCAGGGCCGGCTGGGTGCCGGGAACTGAGTCTAAATTACTTTTGGCTAGTCCACCagcttcttggtctgctggctttccgaatgcAGTCACTATTCCCTGCCCCAACACTTTGTTGGACTGTCAGGCAGCAAGTAGTTTGAGCGTGAACTCAGTTACAATCTTAACATTTTGAGCCTTAGCTTGTTCCTCTGGAAAATGGGTATAATTATTCCCATCTCGTTTAGACATGCTGTTATAAAACAATTTCCAAGATGtagccttcatttaaaaaaagaaaagcaagctgGGCAAAGGTGTGTAGTAAGTTCTcataaaaatatgcttaaatcTACAGAGAACATTCTGGAAAAATACCTAAGAGCATGTCAAAAGTGAACATCTCCAGATACAAGGGAGGGGTCTTCTGTCTtgtctgatttaaaaaatcaactgcatgtattatatttttattaaaatgtattgagAAAACTTATtctatacatttgttaaaatgtagttgatgataaaaataatttttgcaagagaaaagcaaaaaagaaaaaaaaacgcAAAGGAACCTCTATGTTTTAAAGTTGGGAGAGAGGAATGAAATCTGCGGGCACCACGTGCCTGACTCATTGTTGTCCCCTGTCTTTTCAAGAACCCGAGGCTGGTCTGGGATTAAGAGGCCTGGACACCCCCAGACTCCTGCTGGGTGGGTTGCAGGGGCTGATGCCCAGCGCCCGTGGACCTGCCCTCCAGCTGCACACTGACCCTCACCCTTCCCTCCGGGCCAGGCTAACATGGGCGTTGACACAGCCTGGCTCCTAGACAGAGAGGCGTTCACCGGCATCCGGAATCTGCTATCACTGCTCACCTGCTACCAAAACAGTGGGGCAGGAACCACCCTCTCCCCTTTAGGTTGGACGAGCCTCCGGGGCTTCGCAATCTGGTGCAGGGAAGAGCAGGTGGGGGcctgagctggagggaggggctcCCCGAACAAACAGAATCCGGAGCGCCTGTGCAAACACAGAGGTATAAATGAGTCCTCTGTGCTGATGCAGCACGTCTTCTGAGCATGCCTGTGACCATGGAGGCCAGAGCGTTCTGGCTGCTGCTGGCGGTCCTGGCTTTGGGGTCTTCCGGCCTGGCCGAGGAGTACGTGGGCCTGTGTGAGTACCACTCTGACCTCCTCCCCACTTGATAGCAGGAAGGAGGGACCGGGTGGCCGGGTGGGAGCACAAGACAGGGGTCGGGATGCGGAAGatctgggctggggtgggggcgggggggtggcGCTTTCTGCGGGCTTGAGGAACGTGACCAAACCCCTACGTTAAtttaatagctaccatttatcaGACACACAATACACGTTTTCTTCAATAGCCCTACAGACTGGGTCttgctgtccccattttacagacaagcaaactgaggctcagaaagtcaATAACTGACCCTCCTGGTCAGTGTCAAActgaggatttgaacccaggtctgcccGGCTGGCAGCCAGCGCCCAAGCCCACTACCCCGCTGCCTCCCTTGCTGGAGCTCTCTGAGTTCCAGTACAGGACTTTCTGCGTTCTCCTGGCACAGCCACaaagcaaaagggaaagaaaactggaaacagtTACTTCCAGGACGTTTTCAGTCCCTACAGACACACTTTTCATTTAGCCATTGCTTTGCAACtccaggtgggggggggggtagccGTTCCATTTACCGGGGTCTGAAGAAATTAGGGTGTGGCTTTTATCACGTTATCCATTGCGCCGTCTCACAGGCAGTGGGCACCAAATTGACACCtgccagaatcacctggaagcttTCTAAAACTCTTAAAGACCAGGATGCGCCGGTTACATCAGAAGACCTCTGGGTGGGAGCAGGTGGCAATGGGTTCTCAAGACCCCCGCCGACCCCCGCGCGAGCCGAGTCTGGGAGACGGCGGAGTGAGGACTGTGAGGCGTCAGCGGCGGGAGAGGACTCGAGATCTCGCGTGATTCCTGCCTTCCTAAGGAAAACCCAGTTAGGGGACAGGCGCAGCAGCCTTTGGCTGAACTTTAGACATACAGACTTGCTTGAAAAAGAGACCGAAGGAGGTGCAGGGAAGATGTGACCAGCCTAACAGTTCAGGGAGACGGAGATgcagagaagaaatagaaagtagtgTGCATCGTGGTTTCCTGTACGGAAGGCGCATCTCCTGGTCCGCTGCTCATTTTGTTAAAAGGGGAGAGTTTTTGTTGATAAAACAGCGAAGGGGAACTTTGTTTCTGAGTTCGAGGGGCCCTGGATTCCCCTGGGTAGCTGCCAGCTGCAGGGAACCCAGGCCCATGCCGGCTTGCTGGCGAGGGGCTGGGAGCATGCCGAGTGAGAGCCCCCGGCAGGCGCCCGCGCACCTCTGTATAGAACGTTTCTCCTTAAATATTTACTCAGAAAGAGGGTCCTTGGCAAGCAGATGTCAGGGACCAGGTGGGATCTCATCCTTTGAGCTCGGAGCTGGAGGGAAGGTGCAGACTTTCAGAATGCAGCCAACAGACCCACCGCAAGCTGCCAGGACTCTAACCGGGCTTTGTTCGGTGCAGCGGAGAACCAGTGCAAGGTCCCGCCCAAGGAGAGGGTGGACTGCGCCTTCCCCAAGGTCACCCCGGAGCAGTGCAACAACCGGGGCTGCTGCTTTGACAACAGCATCCACGGGGTGCCCTGGTGCTTCAAGCCCCTGCAGGAAGCAGGTGAGCCGGCCCCAGGGTGCCGGGCCCTCTGCAGGCCCCTGGGGAGTCCCACGCA includes the following:
- the TFF3 gene encoding trefoil factor 3, encoding MPVTMEARAFWLLLAVLALGSSGLAEEYVGLSENQCKVPPKERVDCAFPKVTPEQCNNRGCCFDNSIHGVPWCFKPLQEAECTF